In a single window of the Pedococcus dokdonensis genome:
- a CDS encoding glycosyltransferase 87 family protein has product MSPLRRIADLPSRVRWALAVVIILAGAAIPVLRYLVFWPIDQWQVDVEVYREAGVSILTGRPIYSAMTEAPQLLPFTYPPFAAVLAIPLALLPFGVVGWLWTGAQVAATTAIVWYAGWRLIHRTGALLPVTLALLTVPMLWLHPVSDGIRFGQVNAFMVLACLMDLRRPRPGVLRRIPPGVLVGLAMSIKLTPGVFVVHYLVNRRWKEAITAVGTAVVVTLGSWVLLPEASFAFWGGALQDPARLGPNAGTSNQSIRGFLLRVGPDGTLGDAIWLVLVAVVGFVGFQLARRAYRAGDSISEVAAVGLMAVLLSPVAWIHHLHWMVVVVFAVLGADPLRDRRRLLAAGVVTGYFLCRMPWWGITWLSHPDWPRWIGRVLQNADTFGSLLALALLWWALHLPAPGAGDATTGDATTGDATTGDATRGDATTHEATTHEATTHEATTDGTTTDGTTRPADDTVQVAP; this is encoded by the coding sequence GTGTCCCCACTGCGCCGCATCGCCGACCTGCCCAGTCGGGTGCGGTGGGCGCTCGCGGTCGTCATCATCCTGGCCGGGGCGGCGATCCCGGTGCTGCGCTACCTCGTCTTCTGGCCGATCGACCAGTGGCAGGTCGACGTCGAGGTCTACCGCGAGGCAGGCGTGTCGATCCTCACCGGGCGCCCGATCTACTCGGCGATGACCGAGGCGCCGCAGCTGCTGCCGTTCACCTACCCACCGTTCGCGGCCGTGCTCGCGATCCCGTTGGCCTTGCTGCCGTTCGGCGTGGTCGGCTGGCTGTGGACCGGCGCGCAGGTCGCGGCCACCACCGCGATCGTCTGGTATGCCGGGTGGCGACTGATCCACCGCACCGGAGCGCTGCTGCCGGTCACCCTCGCGCTGCTCACCGTCCCCATGCTGTGGCTGCACCCGGTGTCGGACGGGATCCGTTTCGGGCAGGTCAACGCGTTCATGGTGCTGGCCTGCCTGATGGACCTGCGGCGGCCGCGACCGGGTGTGCTGCGGCGCATCCCGCCGGGCGTGCTCGTCGGGCTGGCCATGTCGATCAAGCTCACGCCCGGCGTCTTCGTCGTCCACTACCTCGTGAACCGGCGCTGGAAGGAAGCGATCACCGCGGTCGGCACCGCCGTCGTGGTCACGCTCGGCTCGTGGGTGCTGCTGCCCGAGGCGTCGTTCGCCTTCTGGGGTGGTGCCCTGCAGGACCCGGCCCGCCTCGGTCCCAACGCCGGCACGTCCAACCAGAGCATCCGCGGGTTCCTCCTCCGGGTCGGCCCCGACGGCACGCTCGGCGACGCGATCTGGCTGGTGCTGGTTGCCGTGGTCGGTTTCGTGGGGTTCCAGCTCGCCCGCCGCGCCTACCGGGCCGGCGACTCGATCAGCGAGGTGGCGGCGGTCGGGCTGATGGCGGTGCTGCTGTCGCCGGTGGCCTGGATCCACCACCTGCACTGGATGGTCGTGGTGGTCTTCGCCGTGCTGGGCGCCGACCCGCTGCGCGACCGCCGACGCCTGCTGGCCGCGGGCGTGGTCACCGGGTACTTCCTCTGCCGGATGCCCTGGTGGGGCATCACCTGGCTGAGCCACCCCGACTGGCCGCGCTGGATCGGGCGAGTGCTCCAGAACGCCGACACCTTCGGTTCGCTGCTCGCCCTCGCCCTGCTCTGGTGGGCCCTGCACCTCCCCGCGCCGGGCGCCGGCGATGCCACCACCGGCGATGCCACCACCGGCGATGCCACCACCGGCGATGCCACCAGGGGCGATGCCACCACCCACGAAGCCACCACCCACGAAGCCACCACCCACGAAGCCACGACCGAC